TGGTGACTAGGAAGCTGAGCCTGGCCAAGGCGGTGTTCTATGTGGTGGCTCAGTGCCTGGGAGCTATTACAGGAGCTGGGATCCTTTACCTCGTCACACCTGCTGCCAACAGAGGGAGCCTCGGTGTGACCACGGTAGGAATCTGGCCAAATCAAGTTTaacttgtgtctgtgtgcgtgtgtgtgatgcatTTTCACACAAGTtacacaagaaaatgttttgtttccaagGTGAACACCAACATCTCAGTAGGACACGGCCTTCTCGTGGAGCTCCTCATCACATTCGAGCTTGTCTTCACCGTCTTCGCCACCTGTGATCCCAAACGCACAGACCTCGGAGGCTCTGCAGGCCTCGCCATCGGCTTTGCTGTCGCTATTGGTCACTTATTTGCAGTAAGTGCCTGCCAGTAAGTTAGATATGAGATAGGAGTGAagtggcaggaggagaggggaatatttatagcagctgtgctcaaATAACTTTGGCCTGTCACCCCAAATGCTCATTACTCGTGGCCAACTAGATGATGTAGAAACAGTTCAATATTTAACGTAAATCTATCCACATATAAGCTGACACCTGCTGTGCTCCAGCGAAGCACTGATTTAAAAGATTCATCGCCAAATCTTATTAAATCCAGCACGGCGCTTGAAAGAGTTGCAGGACGAGATCAGTTCAAAGTGCAAGTCTCCTTATTGAGCACACAACGAAAAGCAGGAGCGCCGCTGCTTCTTGAGAAAGAGCAGGTGCATTAAAGCATCTATTCTTCAGCGTGTGATATTGTGCGAGTCTCGCTGATTCACACCCACATGCACATCTTTATTGGAGGCTGCCATCGCATAGCAACCAATCTCTGGGGGCTCCCTGAGCCCTGCAGAGCAAATGAATGCACAGGGAAATAGATGTTATCTCTCGCACTGCTCAACTGATTTCTCCCCGGGTCTGTTTAGCAAATTCATATTGTATGACTCGCATCAGACATATTCTGCAGTATAAGTTAAAGTAAGACATTATCAgctcataaaacacacatcagatgATAGTTTTTACGCAAAGCTGTAGTGTTTAATCATTTTGACTGATAGAAATGCTGTCGTCTGTCTTCCAGATCCCTTACACAGGAGCCAGCATGAACCCTGCTCGATCCTTCGGGCCTGCAATGGTCACACTTAACTTCCAGGACCACTGGGTAAGAGATACTTCACCGAGAGGATGAGCTTTCTTTTTGGAGTTTGTGTGTGCCAAAACAGTAACACCCTGATTGCAGCTGAGTCAGTTTGATTCGATATGTATCATCGCTGTATTTGCACTCTAGTTTATCAAAATGTTAAGTCATGGCACCCTTTCAAAATTTCTCTGAAGTCATTATCAGCAGCTAATAATTATATAATCTAGATGTCCCAGAGAAGCCGAGCTCTACCGGTCGAGTACGGCATGTTGAAATCTGGTAAGGTCGCATTTTCAGCACCACTGCCAGGACAGGGGAAAAAACAGCTGTGACCTAAAGATACAACCAAAGTCTTGCACTTCTTATAGCGGTGAATGTGAGgagaaaaaacccaaacaagGTGCTCTGGATGCTCTCGCACACGAACCTCTAAGTCTGTGACTTCATCCAACACAAGAGGTGCAAGAGACGTTTACAGCATTTCACCTCCAGCTGCACCAGGTGTAAAAAAGAATTAGCAGACAGCATGGTGtcaagttgtgtgtgtgtgtgtttgtgtgtgtgtgtgtgtgtgtgtgtgtgtgtgtgtgtgtgtgtgtgtgtgttaggtgATATGCTTGGCTTCTAACACTGTCTCACACTGGTATCAAATTCAGAAGTGTCTACCTGCTTTCTTTTCCCTAACAGAGGAGGACAGTTCTGGTACTGATTGACAAACCATCTAATAATGGTGTTTGCCTTGCTGTTTGTGGTAGGTGTACTGGGTAGGACCCATTCTCGGGGGCATCCTGGCTGCTGGCCTGTATGAGTACCTGTACTGCCCCGACCCGGAGGTGAGGAAGAGGCTGAAGCAGGTCTTTGAGAGGGACCCGGCCGGAAAATACAGAGAGGTGGAGACGGAGGACATTTCCGTCAAGCCGGGTTCCATCCACACCATCTCTGATCCGGAGAAGTCTGAGAAAAAAGACCTTTTCCAGGACTCGACAGGAGAAGTGCTGTCCTCAGTATGACTATCACGTGCACTGGAAATGGAGACCAATCTGTAAAGCGGAGTGACAGCGAAGAAAACTTTTGAGCATCCATCTCGAGCCTGTCCCCCCCTTCCATAAAGGCCTCGGAGCAGAATATAATTTCTGCCCATGACAGCGAGGCTGAATTACTCTCATTGTCATAAAGCTAATATGATGTTATGGCTCAATCCCACAAACATCTACAACCCTGTTCAATACTCCTCCCGAGGCCCTCCTTGAACGATTTTCAGCCTGGCGTTTGGCATGCGGCCCGCGCTGCACGCCACAGACCGACAGCCCGGCGATACATTGTGTTAAGGAAATATGTGTAGGGTCAACCAATTATGTGGGGTCATCACGCCAAATTGGAggactgaagaagaaaatgaagccTTGTTATTTTTGGATTAGTGTCACATTTGGTCCATGTATTGCATATGTAATAACAGGCGAGATGTCTCCTTGTGATCATTAAGCACATTACAGGTCCCAAGCAACGTACGGCAGCTCTGACCAGCTTTATTGTCAGAGTTGTGTTATGGCGTGCTCTATTTTCAGTGCATTAGTCAGGGGAAACATCCAGCACGTCTTAAtggaaacactgtgtttattacgTCGATTGCCACATAatgttttgggttgttttttttctattttgtgaAATTGTGATACTCGGCTGTTGTTATTCTGTAGATCTAGTTCTTGTTGATGCACATTTCTTATTCCTGCATCTTGAATTTcatacttaaaggtgcaatatgtgtttagttaaaaacatgaaaatatatattttgtgctGAAGAGACACCgctgtacactgtaaaaaaaaaacaaaaaaaaactttactttACCTTAACAAATTGAGGAAACCAATTACCAAATAAAATAGACAAGTGAAACTTTTTAAATCATGACTTTATTTTAATCTAATAGTCTACTCTACTTGGTAATTCTGACGTAATTGGTTTCCTGCCTTTTTTAAAGTTAAGTCAACTTCTAAACTTTACGGTATCCTgaagttagcatactaacctGCTAGCCCCAGGATGTTACACCTCTTCCTCCCAGCGTCAACAGTCcggctagctgcacggctaactgagctaacaagctaacccTAGCAACAGTCATcgatgtataaaaaaaatacagttagcAGCGGATCGCCTTTATATtctggtgatatactgccccTGTTTGTTGGGAAGtcaaggtggccaattcttacgtattgcacctttgaatATTTAACTTATTGATAAGATTATCTGTCTTTGTCATTCTGTGCTCAGTTCTTGTTTTATGCTCACAGACTGCAAGTGCACCAAGATGTAAAAGTTGTaataataaaagttttttttattttcaagtaATTATTAAGGATTTTCTCTTTGACTCtacttttaaatatgtttttgcaCATGCAAAACAGGGCAGCTGCACAAATATACATCTTCCTCATATCCATAAGAGGTCTGAGAAGGCTTCTCGCTTGAGTCACTTGTTTCCGGCAGTAGGAGCCGGGCACTGGGGAGAGGAAAGGTTCCGATCAGTGATGGATTGGCTCATCTACCTTTAGATTATGTCTCCCTATGGCCAGATAAATGTCCATGATGTGTGTTCCGTGTGAGTTAAGTCTCTGAGAATAGCTTCATGTAATCTCATTCCATCAGCACAGAGCACAGGAAATGATACCACTCTGTGATATGAAATAGAGGTGATCTGTTATGTCTGGAGCTTTACTTCCTTTGCTAAAGAGAACAGGTGCAATTCAATCTCTTCCCTGTAATGGGGAGGAAATGATCAGCCCCACTGATCCCGCTGCATCAACCAAAATTGTCTACATGGCGCAACGATATTGTGTTTTCAAGAGTAGAACGCCGGAATAACTCAGATACTAAATCAAAATAGTTTTTCACTCCTACATGATCTCCACTCACCCCCATATGAGCTTCTTCTCCAAGTAAGTGCAGTTTTTGTATGTGTGACAACAGCATCACCTACTGGACGCAACGTGAATCACCTCATGTGCAACAATGCTCCCATCTGGATTTCTCCAGGGGGGGGCAGCCACGAGCCTTGGATGCACAGGTTGTGTGCAGACAcaagtcagttttattcacAAGTCTGAGccacatttcatttgaaattTGTGCAGGTCATTGATTCAGAACCACACTGGAGGATTTAGTGTTGTGAGTCCTTTAACTTGGACCAAGGACTCTAAAGGGAGCATAAGCGAGGCAATACAAAAGcacctttttattttcaacctTACTATTTTTAGCATTTTGTACAATTCTTTAAATTCTTATTTCATCCCGAGAACCTGAGCTGGACTGCATTCTCAATACTTTTTCTGTATAAAGGGTGCAACACTGGTGGTGTGATGTTGTGTTAATGAATGCTGTTCTTCGAGGCCTGCTGTAGTTGAAATTGGACAGCATTGAATTTCTCAGCAGCACCATCCTTTACCTGCAGGCATGCTGCCTGTATCCCTTAAGGCTCCAGTGGCTCGAGGCCAGCACCCTCTCAGCTCCCTTTAATCATCTTTATGGCCTAAATAAATGAGTTCATAAATCTGATGTTTCATGCGTTGACTATTTCCTCCTGGGACGGACGATGGGGAATGGGCTCACTCGGTTTTGATTTATCAACTTTTGCCCATCTGAAGATTAAACAGagggagacaggtgaggagagcaGTCCCTGGTGGTTTATACATTTAGCTTTATGAATTTCACACTAGTGAGAGAGGgtgaaatgttttaaaggggcagtatgtcGTATTCAAGAAGAGATTCAAACTCCAAACtcaggtaataatacaaactgagagatatttattttttcggTAATTGAATGAACAAGTGtactcagaggaaaataaggtccacacAACagtgtctgaagctagaaaggtggcagggtccgccacatataagcaATGcgaaacaaaatgtgttgtcCCTTAAGGTCAATTTGTTctcttcagtttattcagtcatgaaaacaaagagagtatGTTTATTTAGTATGTTTGGGCATACAAAAGTCAGTctatgaagatctttctcttctgattaaaatatatttcccaaaactacatagtgcacctttaaaaatgtattaaaatgtggCGAAGATTTTGCTGAAATTCCCTGAGAGGCATTTTCATACTTTAAGATAAATGAGCAGATGCTGTAAAGTGCCAATCAAATCTGAAGGTTTCATTAGAAAAATGTTCTCAACGTGTGTTGACAAACTTCCACAGGCTTGCTGCAGACACCTCAATTAGGAAAAGgcaaataaaaagtgacagcgAATAATGGACCGACGCTTCTCCAGCTGTCTGTTTGTTAACATCACGGCTTATCAGCGAGATGTTGAGCAGAAAAACTGATAATGCATGGATGGCCTTCACAGTGGCTGCCTCCATAATTCATTAATTTACATTCACATGCATTGCAAATACCAACAATGGCTATATGATGGGAATATTGTTATAACTAGAGCCTCATTTGCACATCATACAGATGCCAGCAAAGTATATCTCAAAGTGCATCTCCTGCTTATCTAACTGAGCGCAGACTGATTTCTTGCGACTTGTAGAATTCAGATTCTCAATTCCCAGCGTACGACAGAAGGGGcaaaagataaaacacacaccTTAAAGATCATTAGCAAATAATATTTGGGGGATTCATGAAGAAAAACAGCGTTAAACACTTGTTTAATAATTCATACTATAAACAAGAAAGTCTCCCACTTCCTTAATAATTTAGACGTAAGCTAATGTTGATTTATTCAGGAAGGTCTCTGCCACCAGCACCGCCTGGAGTGCCCAAATTTGAATTAAAGTAGGACAGTAGCAGGCGAGTCTGTAATAACATTTGTATAATTTTATTATTGCTCTGGGCTCAGTTCATTTCCTC
The sequence above is drawn from the Sparus aurata chromosome 21, fSpaAur1.1, whole genome shotgun sequence genome and encodes:
- the LOC115571996 gene encoding aquaporin-4 isoform X1, with the protein product MRSRGTMCGSCSSDGPALRSTPALTQPAALLRFLSWCNCQSIMVAFKGIWTKDFWRAVSGEYLATLVFVLLGVGSTINWHAGEEKAPPADLVLISLCFGLSIATMVQCFGHISGGHINPAVTAAMVVTRKLSLAKAVFYVVAQCLGAITGAGILYLVTPAANRGSLGVTTVNTNISVGHGLLVELLITFELVFTVFATCDPKRTDLGGSAGLAIGFAVAIGHLFAIPYTGASMNPARSFGPAMVTLNFQDHWVYWVGPILGGILAAGLYEYLYCPDPEVRKRLKQVFERDPAGKYREVETEDISVKPGSIHTISDPEKSEKKDLFQDSTGEVLSSV
- the LOC115571996 gene encoding aquaporin-4 isoform X2 codes for the protein MNENTSHTTGTETGRTCYCFRRFLSWCNCQSIMVAFKGIWTKDFWRAVSGEYLATLVFVLLGVGSTINWHAGEEKAPPADLVLISLCFGLSIATMVQCFGHISGGHINPAVTAAMVVTRKLSLAKAVFYVVAQCLGAITGAGILYLVTPAANRGSLGVTTVNTNISVGHGLLVELLITFELVFTVFATCDPKRTDLGGSAGLAIGFAVAIGHLFAIPYTGASMNPARSFGPAMVTLNFQDHWVYWVGPILGGILAAGLYEYLYCPDPEVRKRLKQVFERDPAGKYREVETEDISVKPGSIHTISDPEKSEKKDLFQDSTGEVLSSV